A portion of the Magnolia sinica isolate HGM2019 chromosome 17, MsV1, whole genome shotgun sequence genome contains these proteins:
- the LOC131231188 gene encoding transcription factor MYB111-like has protein sequence MGRAPCCEKVGLKRGRWTAEEDEILMKYIQANGEGSWRSLPKNAGLLRCGKSCRLRWINYLRADLKRGNISPEEEELIIKLHASLGNRWSLIAGHLPGRTDNEIKNYWNSHLSRRIHIFKRPTNDGVPVIMDIGKINGRPKRKGGKTSGTATKNSSNNVATRKERKETMAHLEKEASNPTLDQNEESESMVLGSVGSSEEKEGGVLSPHEGSANGPICSDEGMGSGIMDPNEETESGVLDPNQLLENGFLCPDGGIESWMVDPDEDRGCGVLGTSEERESEAMVGKEERESEAMGGNEDGGESDGWSSSMAHGFDDVGCLQDEWLDWELDGRMRDDGGETWQWLWESDIEELEHEKFATWLMSADTNVL, from the exons atggggaGAGCACCTTGTTGTGAGAAAGTGGGGTTGAAGAGAGGGAGATGGACGGCTGAGGAAGATGAGATCTTGATGAAATACATTCAAGCTAATGGGGAAGGGTCATGGAGATCCCTACCCAAGAATGCAG GGTTGTTGAGGTGTGGGAAGAGCTGCAGATTGAGGTGGATTAATTACCTAAGAGCTGATTTGAAGAGAGGGAACATTTCTCCTGAAGAAGAGGAACTTATCATCAAGCTTCATGCTTCTTTGGGAAATAG GTGGTCATTGATAGCTGGGCATTTACCAGGAAGGACTGATAATGAAATAAAGAATTATTGGAATTCCCACTTGAGTAGGAGAATTCACATCTTTAAGAGGCCCACCAATGATGGGGTCCCTGTGATCATGGATATTGGAAAAATCAACGGTCGACCAAAGAGAAAGGGTGGTAAAACAAGTGGGACAGCTACAAAGAACAGCTCCAACAATGTAGcaacaaggaaagagagaaaagaaaccatggcccacctagagaaagaggCATCAAATCCTACCTTAGATCAAAATGAGGAGAGTGAAAGTATGGTTTTAGGCAGTGTGGGGTCATCTGAAGAGAAAGAAGGTGGGGTTCTAAGCCCACATGAAGGGTCAGCTAATGGGCCCATTTGTTCTGATGAAGGGATGGGAAGTGGGATAATGGATCCAAATGAGGAGACAGAAAGTGGGGTCTTGGATCCTAACCAATTGCTGGAAAATGGTTTCTTATGCCCTGATGGTGGGATAGAGAGTTGGATGGTGGACCCTGATGAGGATAGAGGATGTGGGGTTTTGGGTACAAgtgaggagagagaaagtgaggctATGGTTGgtaaggaggagagagaaagtgaggctATGGGTGGAAATGAGGATGGAGGTGAGAGTGATGGATGGTCTTCTTCCATGGCCCATGGTTTTGATGATGTGGGGTGCTTgcaagatgaatggttggattgggAGTTGGATGGTAGGATGAGGGATGATGGAGGGGAGACATGGCAATGGCTGTGGGAGAGTGATATTGAAGAGCTGGAGCATGAGAAGTTTGCCACTTGGCTTATGTCTGCTGATACAAATGTTTTGTGA